The following coding sequences are from one Streptomyces sp. NBC_01232 window:
- a CDS encoding ABC transporter ATP-binding protein, whose protein sequence is MTLLQLEGVSVRFGERAAQYALDRVDLAVTEHEVVCVLGPSGSGKSTLLRVVAGLQQVSGGRVLLGGADQAGVPVHRRGVGLMFQDHQLFPHRDVGANVSFGLRMRGTGRASCADRVTQLLDLVGLPGAQGRAVASLSGGEQQRVALARALAPSPRLLMLDEPLGQLDRGLRERLVVELRGLFSRLGTTVLAVTHDQGEAFALADRVVVMRDGRIAQAGTPLEVWQRPASEFVARFLGFENVVPAVVSGTEAATAWGGVPVPAGSPEGEQRLLIRPAGVVLCAAGLRCEVVSRTFRGTHVALQLRPEAGPLLEAECELAGAPAVGDRVAVTFTPAEVVVLPQDTP, encoded by the coding sequence ATGACACTGCTTCAGCTGGAAGGGGTGTCGGTCCGCTTCGGTGAGCGCGCGGCCCAGTACGCCCTCGACCGCGTGGACCTCGCGGTCACCGAGCACGAGGTCGTGTGTGTCCTCGGCCCGAGCGGAAGCGGCAAGTCCACGCTGCTGCGGGTCGTCGCCGGGCTCCAGCAGGTGTCCGGGGGCCGGGTGCTGCTGGGCGGGGCCGACCAGGCCGGTGTACCCGTGCACCGACGGGGCGTGGGCCTGATGTTCCAGGACCACCAGCTCTTCCCGCACCGCGACGTCGGCGCGAACGTCTCCTTCGGCCTGCGGATGCGGGGCACCGGGCGCGCCTCGTGCGCGGACCGGGTCACGCAGCTGCTGGACCTGGTCGGGCTGCCCGGTGCCCAGGGCCGGGCGGTGGCCTCCCTGTCGGGGGGCGAGCAGCAGCGGGTGGCGCTGGCCCGGGCGCTGGCGCCGTCGCCGCGGCTGCTGATGCTGGACGAACCGCTGGGGCAACTGGACCGCGGGCTGCGGGAGCGGCTCGTGGTGGAGCTGAGGGGTCTGTTCTCCCGCCTGGGCACGACCGTACTGGCCGTCACGCACGACCAGGGCGAGGCCTTCGCCCTGGCCGACCGGGTGGTGGTGATGCGGGACGGCCGGATCGCGCAGGCCGGCACCCCGCTGGAGGTGTGGCAGCGGCCCGCGTCGGAATTCGTGGCCCGCTTCCTCGGCTTCGAGAACGTGGTCCCGGCCGTGGTCTCGGGCACGGAGGCCGCCACCGCATGGGGCGGCGTCCCGGTACCGGCCGGATCCCCCGAAGGGGAGCAGCGGCTGCTGATCCGCCCGGCGGGGGTCGTGCTCTGCGCGGCGGGCCTGCGGTGCGAGGTGGTGTCCCGCACCTTCCGCGGCACGCACGTCGCGCTGCAGCTGCGGCCGGAGGCGGGACCGCTGCTGGAGGCCGAGTGCGAGCTGGCGGGGGCGCCGGCCGTGGGGGACCGGGTCGCGGTGACCTTCACCCCCGCCGAGGTGGTCGTACTTCCGCAGGACACGCCCTAG
- a CDS encoding cytochrome P450 → MTQALLREIIDYANRANPYPLYEELRKTPVSHDGDGPYVISTYYEIHSLLHDPRISSDAKNLKATGDDPLGQDEEEGTTLPPSFLKLDPPDHDRLRRMTNRPFGPPHAPHRVHDMRDELGGLVSGLIDGIVETGRLDRIDLVDQFAYPFPVTVICRLLGIPREDEPRFHVWAETLAASLDPDPDADPTQHGKGSMDARMELGMYLAGLIEERRKKPGDDMLSQLATADGPDGAMTTMEALSTSALLLIAGHETTVNLITNGMLTLLRHPEALGRLRDDPDLAVPIVEELLRYEPPVQLLPQRTTLSDIEVAGVTIPKGASLWLMLASGNRDPKRFEDPDRFDPDRKDIQHLGLGSGIHSCFGAPLARQEAQLALSELARRLENPRLLEDPPPYRQNAVLRGPRHLQIACDGIRP, encoded by the coding sequence ATGACACAAGCCCTGCTGCGGGAGATCATCGACTACGCGAACCGCGCGAATCCGTACCCGCTGTACGAGGAACTGCGCAAGACTCCGGTGTCCCACGACGGGGACGGACCGTACGTCATCAGCACGTACTACGAGATCCACAGCCTTCTGCACGACCCGCGGATCAGCTCCGACGCCAAGAACCTCAAGGCCACCGGGGACGATCCGCTGGGCCAGGACGAGGAGGAGGGGACGACCCTGCCGCCCTCCTTCCTCAAGCTCGACCCGCCCGACCACGACCGGCTGCGGCGGATGACGAACCGGCCGTTCGGACCGCCGCACGCCCCGCACCGGGTGCACGACATGCGGGACGAACTCGGCGGCCTCGTCTCCGGGCTCATCGACGGCATCGTGGAGACGGGCCGGCTGGACCGGATCGACCTCGTCGACCAGTTCGCGTACCCCTTCCCGGTCACCGTCATCTGCCGACTCCTCGGCATCCCCCGCGAGGACGAGCCCCGTTTCCACGTGTGGGCGGAGACCCTGGCCGCCAGCCTGGACCCCGACCCGGACGCGGACCCCACGCAGCACGGGAAGGGCTCCATGGACGCCCGGATGGAACTGGGCATGTACCTGGCCGGGCTGATCGAGGAGCGCCGCAAGAAGCCGGGCGACGACATGCTGTCCCAGCTGGCGACGGCGGACGGCCCGGACGGTGCGATGACCACCATGGAGGCGCTCAGCACCTCCGCGCTGCTGCTGATCGCGGGCCACGAGACCACGGTCAACCTCATCACCAACGGCATGCTGACCCTGCTGCGCCACCCGGAGGCCCTCGGGCGGCTGCGCGACGACCCGGACCTGGCGGTCCCGATCGTCGAGGAACTCCTGCGGTACGAGCCGCCCGTGCAGCTGCTGCCCCAGCGCACCACCCTCTCCGACATCGAGGTCGCCGGTGTCACCATCCCCAAGGGCGCTTCCCTGTGGCTGATGCTGGCCTCCGGGAACCGCGACCCGAAGCGCTTCGAGGACCCCGACCGCTTCGACCCCGACCGCAAGGACATCCAGCACCTCGGCCTCGGCAGCGGGATCCACAGCTGCTTCGGGGCGCCGCTGGCCCGGCAGGAGGCCCAGCTGGCGCTGAGCGAGCTGGCCCGGCGGCTGGAGAACCCGCGGCTGCTGGAGGACCCGCCGCCCTACCGCCAGAACGCGGTCCTGCGCGGCCCGCGCCACCTGCAGATCGCCTGCGACGGCATCCGTCCCTAG
- a CDS encoding NAD(P)/FAD-dependent oxidoreductase — MSGAGTRDGSLEHLKREGRIVVVGASLAGLRAAETMREKGFAGSLTMIGDEPYEPYDRPPLSKQVLLGNAVADRTALPRRRAIDADWRLGVPATGLDMAGRRVRLGNGDEVEYDRLLIATGVRARPWPNAEEGALQGVFVLRTRDDGEGLQRALAAGPRRVLVIGAGFTGSEIASACRERGLDVTVAERGAAPLVGALGGVIGEVAAEMHREHGVDLRTGVMVTSLEGDPSGRVRAAHLSDGSTVEADVVVVSLGAQRNTEWLAGSGLGAGPRGIACDAGCRAFDVRGIVTDDIYVAGDVARSPHALFGYQFLSLEHWGNAVAQADTAAHNMLSESADRRPHLWVPAFWSSQFGVNIKSVGVPPMGTEILITQGSLAERRFAAVYGYQGRTIAAVTFDNCRWLPFYEQQIEGTEPFPPPFSTVDRRSDGIKPLPADFPDPSVPTHGPTITLSGYSPADRKMTFTPGR; from the coding sequence GTGAGCGGTGCAGGAACACGCGACGGATCCCTGGAGCACCTCAAGCGCGAGGGCCGCATCGTCGTCGTCGGCGCTTCGCTGGCCGGTCTGCGAGCCGCCGAGACCATGCGCGAGAAGGGCTTCGCCGGTTCGCTCACGATGATCGGCGACGAGCCGTACGAGCCGTACGACCGGCCCCCGCTGTCCAAGCAGGTCCTGCTGGGCAACGCGGTCGCCGACCGCACGGCGCTCCCCCGCCGCCGGGCGATCGACGCCGACTGGCGCCTGGGTGTCCCGGCCACGGGCCTGGACATGGCCGGCCGCCGGGTCCGGCTCGGCAACGGCGACGAGGTCGAGTACGACCGGCTGCTCATCGCCACCGGAGTGCGCGCCCGGCCCTGGCCCAACGCCGAGGAAGGCGCCCTCCAGGGTGTCTTCGTGCTGCGCACCCGCGACGACGGCGAAGGGCTGCAACGGGCGCTGGCCGCCGGTCCCCGCCGGGTCCTGGTCATCGGCGCCGGGTTCACCGGGTCGGAGATCGCCTCCGCCTGCCGGGAGCGCGGCCTGGACGTCACCGTCGCCGAACGGGGCGCGGCGCCGCTGGTCGGTGCGCTGGGAGGGGTCATCGGCGAGGTGGCGGCCGAGATGCACCGGGAGCACGGCGTCGACCTGCGCACCGGTGTCATGGTGACCTCACTGGAGGGCGACCCCTCCGGGCGGGTCCGCGCCGCCCACCTCTCCGACGGTTCCACCGTGGAGGCGGACGTCGTGGTCGTCTCGCTGGGCGCGCAGCGCAACACCGAGTGGCTCGCCGGTTCCGGGCTGGGCGCGGGCCCGCGGGGCATCGCCTGCGACGCGGGCTGCCGGGCCTTCGACGTGCGGGGCATCGTCACCGATGACATCTACGTGGCGGGTGACGTGGCCCGCTCCCCGCACGCCCTGTTCGGCTACCAGTTCCTGTCGCTGGAGCACTGGGGCAACGCGGTCGCCCAGGCGGACACCGCCGCGCACAACATGCTCAGCGAGAGTGCCGACCGCCGCCCCCACCTGTGGGTTCCGGCGTTCTGGTCCTCGCAGTTCGGTGTGAACATCAAGTCGGTCGGGGTACCTCCGATGGGCACCGAGATCCTCATCACCCAGGGCTCGCTCGCCGAGCGCCGCTTCGCGGCCGTGTACGGCTACCAGGGGCGGACGATCGCCGCCGTCACCTTCGACAACTGCCGGTGGCTGCCGTTCTACGAGCAGCAGATCGAGGGCACCGAGCCGTTCCCGCCGCCGTTCTCGACGGTGGACCGCAGGTCCGACGGGATCAAGCCGCTGCCGGCCGACTTCCCGGACCCCTCGGTCCCCACCCACGGGCCGACCATCACGCTGAGCGGCTATTCGCCGGCCGACCGGAAGATGACCTTCACCCCCGGAAGATGA
- a CDS encoding ferredoxin, producing the protein MRLVVDLNRCQGYAQCAFLAPDVFAMHGDESLLYNPDADPEQRENVLRAVAACPVQAILLEITDEDMAHMAAPDAVAGSGPRSGGAR; encoded by the coding sequence ATGAGGCTTGTCGTCGACCTCAACCGCTGCCAGGGATACGCCCAGTGCGCATTCCTCGCTCCCGACGTCTTCGCCATGCACGGCGACGAGTCGCTCCTGTACAACCCGGACGCCGATCCCGAGCAGCGCGAGAACGTCCTGCGTGCCGTGGCCGCCTGTCCCGTCCAGGCCATCCTCCTGGAGATCACGGACGAGGACATGGCGCACATGGCCGCCCCGGACGCCGTGGCCGGATCCGGACCTCGTTCCGGAGGCGCACGGTGA
- a CDS encoding LOG family protein has translation MVNPDIEIETLAEFDRVAARGSLSGYRIQSVNLLERTFALLAADTSTAVFLGCAMEPDAAVKVRADGALVFPPVPDLPFNPYRGLLYTPEELFTGLRDGYEVTPDAEAYAWFQETKSDGDVFSSMLRSIHDDAVSDALDEHLAGVPVVGVMGGHALARGGTDYRGAAELGRALTRSGLTVATGGGPGAMEAANLGAYLAPAPDDALAEALELLAKAPSFTPSVSEWARAAFAVRERFPAGGDSVGIPTWFYGHEPPNAFAGHIAKYFANATREDGLLARSTAGVVFLPGAAGTVQEIFDSGTPNYYESRGEPVPMILVGRTHWTEHLPAWPLLQALARGRAMESRIALVDSVDEVPDVLASMS, from the coding sequence ATGGTCAACCCAGACATCGAGATCGAGACGCTCGCCGAATTCGACCGGGTCGCGGCACGCGGCTCGCTCAGCGGCTACCGGATCCAGTCGGTCAACCTGCTGGAGCGCACCTTCGCGCTGCTGGCGGCCGACACCTCGACGGCCGTGTTCCTGGGCTGCGCGATGGAGCCCGATGCGGCGGTGAAGGTCCGCGCCGACGGCGCGCTGGTCTTCCCGCCCGTACCGGACCTGCCGTTCAACCCGTACCGGGGCCTGCTCTACACGCCGGAGGAGCTCTTCACCGGGCTGCGCGACGGGTACGAGGTCACCCCGGACGCCGAGGCGTACGCCTGGTTCCAGGAGACGAAGTCCGACGGCGACGTCTTCTCCTCGATGCTCCGCTCCATCCACGACGACGCCGTCTCCGACGCCCTCGACGAGCACCTCGCCGGCGTCCCGGTCGTGGGCGTGATGGGCGGCCACGCCCTGGCCCGCGGCGGTACGGACTACCGCGGTGCGGCGGAGCTCGGCCGGGCGCTGACCCGGTCCGGGCTGACGGTGGCCACCGGCGGCGGCCCCGGCGCGATGGAGGCCGCCAACCTGGGCGCCTACCTGGCCCCGGCCCCGGACGACGCCCTCGCGGAGGCCCTGGAGCTGCTGGCCAAGGCCCCTTCCTTCACGCCGTCGGTGTCCGAGTGGGCGCGCGCGGCCTTCGCCGTGCGCGAGCGCTTCCCCGCCGGCGGGGACTCGGTGGGCATCCCGACCTGGTTCTACGGGCACGAGCCGCCGAACGCCTTCGCCGGGCACATCGCGAAGTACTTCGCGAACGCCACCCGTGAGGACGGGCTGCTGGCCCGCTCCACCGCGGGCGTGGTCTTCCTGCCGGGCGCGGCGGGCACGGTCCAGGAAATATTCGACAGCGGGACGCCGAACTACTACGAGTCCCGGGGCGAGCCGGTGCCGATGATCCTGGTCGGCCGCACCCACTGGACCGAACACCTGCCGGCCTGGCCGCTGCTCCAGGCCCTGGCGCGCGGCCGCGCGATGGAGTCCCGGATCGCTCTCGTCGACTCCGTGGACGAGGTCCCGGACGTTCTCGCCTCAATGAGCTGA
- a CDS encoding ABC transporter ATP-binding protein: protein MVAPPDNAPPDNDVLWARSLHYSHDGAPALVEVSVGVRQGEILALTGPRGSGKTTLLRCLSGQLRPQQGEVWFNSVPVHTMGTLIRERLRRDRFGWIGHEPQLLPELKVWENAALPLLLAGASHRSARNAACEWLDRLDIGGFARKRPGALSRAECQRVALARALVNEPAVIFADEPTAPLHRTERALLLRTLTTAARSHDITVLLATHDEATAAVADRRIALLDGRLAGAAAAASPVADTTEDQAACSLSA from the coding sequence ATGGTGGCTCCACCGGACAATGCCCCGCCTGACAATGACGTCCTGTGGGCTCGGTCCCTTCACTACTCCCACGACGGGGCCCCCGCCCTCGTCGAGGTCTCCGTCGGAGTCCGCCAGGGCGAGATCCTCGCCCTTACCGGCCCCCGCGGAAGCGGCAAGACCACCCTGCTCCGCTGCCTGTCCGGGCAGCTGCGGCCCCAGCAGGGCGAGGTCTGGTTCAACAGCGTCCCCGTTCACACCATGGGCACGCTCATCCGCGAACGCCTGCGCCGCGACCGGTTCGGCTGGATCGGCCACGAGCCCCAGCTGCTGCCCGAGCTGAAGGTCTGGGAGAACGCGGCGCTGCCGCTGCTGCTCGCCGGGGCCTCCCACCGCAGCGCCCGCAACGCCGCCTGCGAATGGCTGGACCGCCTCGACATCGGTGGCTTCGCCCGCAAGCGCCCCGGGGCCCTCAGCCGCGCCGAGTGCCAGCGGGTCGCCCTGGCCCGTGCCCTGGTCAACGAGCCCGCGGTGATCTTCGCCGACGAGCCCACGGCCCCGCTGCACCGGACCGAGCGGGCCCTGCTGCTCCGTACGCTGACCACCGCGGCCCGCTCCCACGACATCACCGTCCTGCTGGCCACCCACGACGAGGCCACCGCCGCCGTCGCGGACCGCCGGATCGCGCTGCTCGACGGCCGCCTCGCGGGGGCCGCGGCCGCCGCCTCCCCCGTCGCCGACACCACGGAGGACCAGGCCGCGTGCTCGCTCTCCGCCTAG
- a CDS encoding aspartate aminotransferase family protein, whose product MGNPITVSQDLSKTAYDHLWMHFTRMSSYENSPVPTIVRGEGTYIWDDKGKRYLDGLAGLFVVNAGHGRKELAEVAYKQAQELAFFPIWSYAHPKAVELAERLAHYAPGDLNKVFFTTGGGEAVETAWKLAKQYFKLQGKHTKYKVISRAVAYHGTPQGALSITGLPALKAPFEPLVPGAHKVPNTNIYRAPIYGDDPEAYGRWCADQIEQEILFEGADTVAAVFLEPVQNAGGCFPPPPGYFQRVREICDEYDVLLVSDETICAFGRLGTMFACDKFDYVPDMITCAKGMTSGYSPIGACIISDRLAEPFYKGDNTFLHGYTFGGHPVSSAVALANLDIFDKEGLNQHVLDHEDAFFSTLKKLHDLPIVGDVRGNGFFYGIELVKDKSTKESFTDEETERVLYGFLSKALFENGLYCRADDRGDPVIQLAPPLIADQGTFDEIEGILRSVLTEAWTKL is encoded by the coding sequence GTGGGGAACCCGATAACCGTGAGCCAGGACCTCTCCAAGACCGCGTACGACCACCTGTGGATGCACTTCACCCGCATGTCGTCCTACGAGAACTCCCCCGTCCCCACCATCGTCCGGGGCGAGGGCACCTACATCTGGGACGACAAGGGCAAGCGCTACCTCGACGGTCTCGCCGGCCTGTTCGTGGTCAACGCCGGTCACGGCCGCAAGGAGCTGGCCGAGGTCGCTTACAAGCAGGCTCAGGAACTCGCGTTCTTCCCCATCTGGTCGTACGCGCACCCCAAGGCCGTCGAGCTCGCCGAGCGCCTCGCCCACTACGCCCCCGGTGACCTGAACAAGGTCTTCTTCACCACGGGTGGCGGCGAGGCCGTCGAGACCGCCTGGAAGCTCGCGAAGCAGTACTTCAAGCTCCAGGGCAAGCACACCAAGTACAAGGTCATCTCGCGTGCGGTCGCCTACCACGGCACCCCGCAGGGCGCCCTGTCGATCACCGGCCTGCCGGCCCTGAAGGCCCCCTTCGAGCCGCTGGTACCCGGTGCGCACAAGGTGCCGAACACCAACATCTACCGTGCCCCGATCTACGGCGACGACCCCGAGGCCTACGGCCGCTGGTGCGCCGACCAGATCGAGCAGGAGATCCTCTTCGAGGGCGCCGACACCGTCGCCGCCGTCTTCCTGGAGCCGGTGCAGAACGCCGGCGGCTGCTTCCCGCCGCCGCCCGGGTACTTCCAGCGGGTCCGCGAGATCTGCGACGAGTACGACGTCCTGCTCGTCTCCGACGAGACGATCTGCGCGTTCGGCCGCCTCGGCACGATGTTCGCCTGCGACAAGTTCGACTACGTGCCGGACATGATCACCTGCGCCAAGGGCATGACCTCGGGCTACTCCCCGATCGGCGCCTGCATCATCTCCGACCGCCTCGCGGAGCCCTTCTACAAGGGCGACAACACCTTCCTGCACGGCTACACCTTCGGCGGCCACCCGGTCTCCTCGGCGGTGGCGCTGGCCAACCTCGACATCTTCGACAAGGAAGGCCTCAACCAGCACGTGCTGGACCACGAGGACGCCTTCTTCTCGACCCTGAAGAAGCTGCACGACCTGCCCATCGTCGGCGACGTCCGCGGCAACGGCTTCTTCTACGGCATCGAGCTCGTCAAGGACAAGAGCACCAAGGAGTCCTTCACGGACGAGGAGACGGAGCGCGTGCTCTACGGCTTCCTCTCCAAGGCGCTCTTCGAGAACGGCCTGTACTGCCGGGCCGACGACCGCGGTGACCCGGTCATCCAGCTCGCGCCGCCGCTGATCGCGGACCAGGGCACCTTCGACGAGATCGAAGGCATCCTGCGCTCGGTGCTCACCGAGGCATGGACCAAGCTGTAG
- a CDS encoding Lrp/AsnC family transcriptional regulator, with translation MQSEAVVSRSADSRNRQPSPSVDAVSLAIIEQLQEDGRRPYASIGKAVGLSEAAVRQRVQKLLDQGVMQIVAVTDPLTVGLRRQAMVGINVEGDLDPVADALTAMAECEYVVMTAGSFDLMVEIVCEDDDHLLETINKKIRTLPGVRSTESFVYLKLKKQTYMWGTR, from the coding sequence GTGCAGAGTGAGGCCGTGGTCAGTCGAAGCGCAGATTCCAGGAACAGACAACCGTCCCCTTCGGTCGATGCTGTGTCCCTGGCGATCATCGAGCAACTGCAGGAGGACGGTCGCCGTCCCTACGCCTCGATCGGCAAGGCCGTGGGCCTTTCCGAAGCGGCGGTGCGCCAGCGGGTGCAGAAGCTGCTCGACCAGGGCGTCATGCAGATCGTCGCCGTCACAGACCCGCTCACCGTGGGCCTGCGACGCCAGGCCATGGTCGGCATCAACGTCGAGGGCGACCTCGACCCGGTGGCCGATGCGCTGACCGCCATGGCCGAGTGCGAGTACGTGGTCATGACCGCAGGTTCGTTCGACCTGATGGTGGAGATCGTCTGCGAGGACGACGACCATCTGCTCGAAACGATCAACAAGAAGATCCGCACGCTCCCCGGCGTGCGATCAACCGAAAGCTTCGTTTACCTGAAGCTGAAGAAGCAGACCTACATGTGGGGAACCCGATAA
- a CDS encoding gamma-aminobutyraldehyde dehydrogenase, whose product MTTELRRLRNYIGGEFKYAADGRTTEVVNPATGEAYATAPLSGQADVDAAMAAAAAAFPGWRDTTPAERQKALLKIADAFEARADELVAAESENTGKPLGLTASEELPPMVDQIRFFAGAARLLEGRSAGEYMEGMTSIIRREPVGVCAQVAPWNYPMMMAVWKFAPAIAAGNTVVLKPSDTTPASTVLMAEIIDSVLPKGVFNVICGDRETGKAMVEHSTPAMASITGSVRAGMQVAESASKDVKRVHLELGGKAPVVVFEDADIAKAVEDIAVAGYFNAGQDCTAATRVLVHESIHDEFVSALAKAAADTKTGQPDDEDVLYGPLNNPNQLKQVAGFIERLPAHAKVEAGGHQVGEKGYFYAPTVVSGLKQDDEIIQNEVFGPVITVQSFASEGQALEYANGVEFALASSVWTKDHGRAMRMSKNLDFGCVWINTHIPLVAEMPHGGFKKSGYGKDLSAYGFEDYTRIKHVMTSLDG is encoded by the coding sequence GTGACCACCGAACTGCGTCGTCTGCGCAACTACATCGGCGGGGAGTTCAAGTACGCCGCTGACGGGCGGACCACCGAGGTGGTCAACCCGGCCACCGGCGAGGCGTACGCCACCGCCCCGCTCTCGGGCCAGGCCGATGTCGACGCCGCCATGGCCGCCGCCGCGGCCGCCTTCCCGGGCTGGCGCGACACCACCCCCGCGGAGCGCCAGAAGGCACTGCTGAAGATCGCGGACGCCTTCGAGGCGCGCGCGGACGAGCTCGTCGCCGCCGAGTCGGAGAACACCGGCAAGCCGCTGGGCCTCACGGCCAGCGAGGAGCTGCCGCCGATGGTGGACCAGATCCGCTTCTTCGCGGGTGCCGCGCGACTCCTGGAGGGCCGCTCGGCCGGCGAGTACATGGAGGGGATGACCTCGATCATCCGCCGTGAGCCGGTCGGCGTCTGTGCCCAGGTCGCGCCGTGGAACTACCCGATGATGATGGCCGTGTGGAAGTTCGCCCCGGCCATCGCGGCGGGCAACACCGTCGTGCTCAAGCCCTCGGACACCACCCCGGCCTCCACCGTGCTGATGGCGGAGATCATCGACTCGGTGCTGCCCAAGGGCGTCTTCAACGTCATCTGCGGTGACCGCGAGACCGGCAAGGCCATGGTCGAGCACTCCACCCCGGCGATGGCCTCCATCACCGGCTCGGTGCGCGCGGGCATGCAGGTCGCCGAGAGCGCCTCCAAGGACGTCAAGCGCGTCCACCTGGAGCTCGGCGGCAAGGCCCCGGTCGTGGTCTTCGAGGACGCCGACATCGCCAAGGCCGTCGAGGACATCGCGGTCGCCGGCTACTTCAACGCCGGCCAGGACTGCACCGCCGCCACCCGCGTGCTCGTGCACGAGTCGATCCACGACGAGTTCGTGTCCGCGCTCGCCAAGGCGGCCGCGGACACCAAGACCGGTCAGCCGGACGACGAGGACGTGCTGTACGGCCCGCTGAACAACCCGAACCAGCTCAAGCAGGTCGCGGGCTTCATCGAGCGCCTCCCCGCCCACGCCAAGGTCGAGGCGGGCGGCCACCAGGTTGGCGAGAAGGGCTACTTCTACGCCCCGACCGTGGTCTCCGGCCTCAAGCAGGACGACGAGATCATCCAGAACGAGGTCTTCGGCCCCGTCATCACCGTCCAGTCCTTCGCGAGCGAGGGTCAGGCCCTGGAGTACGCGAACGGCGTCGAGTTCGCCCTCGCCTCCTCGGTGTGGACCAAGGATCACGGCCGCGCGATGCGGATGTCCAAGAACCTCGACTTCGGCTGCGTGTGGATCAACACCCACATCCCGCTCGTCGCCGAGATGCCGCACGGCGGCTTCAAGAAGTCCGGCTACGGCAAGGACCTCTCCGCCTACGGCTTCGAGGACTACACGCGCATCAAGCACGTGATGACCTCCCTCGACGGCTGA
- a CDS encoding polyamine ABC transporter substrate-binding protein has product MPELAFSRRSALYGLGAAGLTAALAGCGVPAAYVPEEGRGGPDRSERDRSVVFSNWPLYIDTDEEDEERRPTLEAFSEQTGIEVRYTEEINDNDEFFGKVSPALMNRQETGHDLIVVSDWMAARFVHLGWAQKLDRSAQPNVTRHLDPQLRSPAFDAGRLHTVPWQSGITGIAYNRKALGREIKSVKDLWQPDLAGKVTLFSGLDESFALLMQGNGVDVTRWTESDFHRMCDQVENMVKKKHIRRFTGNDYTSDLSKGDVLACQAYSGDAIQLQADNPDIEFVVPEEGAELWAESLLVPNLARHKANAEALIDHYYAPEVAASLAASVNYVCPVPAAREVLAASDDRETAELAENPLIFPDEDMRKRLVVARDISSAERRSLAKRWNAIVGL; this is encoded by the coding sequence ATGCCTGAACTCGCCTTCTCCCGCCGTTCTGCGCTGTACGGCCTCGGTGCCGCGGGCCTGACGGCCGCCCTCGCCGGCTGCGGCGTGCCCGCCGCCTACGTTCCCGAGGAGGGACGCGGGGGTCCGGACCGTTCCGAGCGCGACCGCAGCGTCGTCTTCTCCAACTGGCCGCTCTACATCGACACCGACGAGGAGGACGAGGAGCGCCGCCCGACGCTGGAGGCCTTCTCGGAGCAGACCGGCATCGAGGTCCGGTACACCGAGGAGATCAACGACAACGACGAGTTCTTCGGCAAGGTCAGCCCGGCCCTGATGAACCGCCAGGAGACCGGCCACGACCTGATCGTGGTCAGCGACTGGATGGCCGCCCGCTTCGTCCACCTGGGCTGGGCCCAGAAGCTGGACCGGTCGGCGCAGCCCAACGTGACCCGCCACCTCGACCCGCAGCTGCGTTCCCCCGCCTTCGACGCGGGCCGGCTGCACACCGTCCCCTGGCAGTCGGGGATCACCGGGATCGCCTACAACCGCAAGGCCCTGGGCCGGGAGATCAAGTCGGTGAAGGACCTGTGGCAGCCGGACCTGGCGGGCAAGGTCACCCTTTTCTCCGGCCTCGACGAGTCCTTCGCCCTGCTCATGCAGGGCAACGGTGTGGATGTCACCCGCTGGACCGAGTCCGACTTCCACCGGATGTGCGACCAGGTCGAGAACATGGTGAAGAAGAAGCACATCCGCCGCTTCACCGGCAACGACTACACCTCCGATCTGAGCAAGGGGGATGTCCTGGCCTGTCAGGCCTACTCCGGTGACGCCATCCAGCTCCAGGCCGACAACCCGGACATCGAGTTCGTCGTCCCGGAGGAAGGGGCCGAACTCTGGGCGGAGAGCCTGCTCGTCCCCAACCTGGCCCGGCACAAGGCCAACGCCGAGGCCCTCATCGACCACTACTACGCCCCGGAGGTCGCCGCCTCGCTCGCGGCCTCCGTCAACTACGTCTGCCCCGTCCCAGCCGCCCGCGAGGTCCTGGCCGCCTCCGACGACCGGGAGACCGCCGAACTGGCCGAGAACCCGCTGATCTTCCCGGACGAGGACATGCGCAAGAGGCTGGTCGTGGCGCGGGACATCTCCTCGGCCGAACGCCGCTCCCTCGCCAAGCGCTGGAACGCGATCGTCGGGCTCTGA